AACAAACAATGCTAACCATGGCACAGCACTTTTTGCACTTTTTGCACCTGAGCACGCAATCTACTTCAAGTCCACGGCAGCGTGCGCACAGCCACGCTCGGCAACATCGCGTAGAGCAACGCTCCAAACGGCCCCCGCCTCGTTTTCCACCGACTCACCCAGAGTGGGTCCGCCAACATGCTCGGATACCTCACAAGCCGCTGGCAGTCGACGGGCGACCAGAAGAAGACCAGTCCGACCTGGTTCGACCGTCGTTGCTCGCCAATTCTGCTGTCTATCGCAAAGAAGGCATGCACTCACCCGATTCACACCATTGTAACCATCGCTTTCGTCGCAAGTTACTCGTACCTAGGCGTTCTCGACAAAGGTCTACTGGAGAGCGGCATAGAGGAGGCCGCCGCCAGCCGAGTAGACTTTCAGACACTATTGACTGGTAGCAAGAGACTGAGGGTTGGAGAAGAGACGTCATGGCACTGGGAGGCAGTAGAGGCCAGGCCTACTATCTCAAAAGAAAAGGTAAATTGACCCCGCATAGTGCAAGCGAACCGTCTAATAAATCAGCCTGCACAGGAACTTGCCCTTGTAACCCTCGTCTTCCCCGAATCCAGCACTGTCAACTCTGCCCCGTCGCAACAATCTGTCCCCCGCAATGTCTCTGCAGAGCTCCTTCCCAGCTCATCCAGCTCCTTCTCCACTCTGTCCCATGACACCTCGCTCGCCTTCTCCGTCCCCTACCCGCAAGCCGCCGACTTTCTCGGGGCCATGCAGGAGATCTCGGCCCCAGCAGATGTCACACAGGCCCAGGGTTCCGAGCAGGAAGGCACACGTGAGGAGAAGAAGTGGATGATGAGGGCTTCCAAGAACGGAAATGCGCGTACTGGCGTGCGCAACTGGGTCGTAGAATCATGGACCTCGTTTGTCGACTTGCTCAAGAACGCAGACACTGGCGACATTGTCATCATGGCCCTCGGCTACATCGCCATGCACTTGACATTTGTCTCGCTCTTCCTCGCCATGAGGCGCCTGGGATCAAACTTCTGGCTGGCTACCGCCGTCCTACTCCAGTCTGCCTTTGCCTTTTTGTTTGGTCTCGCTATCACAACCTACCTCGGCGTTCCCATCAACGTCATTCTGCTTTCTGAAGGTTTGCCCTTCTTGGTTGTCATCATTGGATTTGAGAAGCCCATCGTCCTCACCAAGGCTGTCTTGTCTGCCTCTTTGGACGGCCGACGAGCCACCGAAGAGAAGCGCGGCGAGCGAGTGACCATCCAGTCGGCCGTACAGACTGCCATCAAGAGGACTGGCTTTGAGATTGTACGCGACTACTTCTTCGAGATCCTCATCCTAGTTGCTGGTGCCATGTCTGGCATTCAGGGTGGTCTCCGACAGTTCTGCTTCCTTGGTGCTTGGATCCTGTTCTTTGATGCACTTATGCTCCTGACTTTCTACACtgccattctcaccatcaAGCTCGAGATCAACCGCATCAAGCGTCACGTTGCGCTTCGTAGGGCCCTCGAGGACGACGGTGTAGACGGAAAGGTCGCTGAAAATGTTGCCCGCAACAATGACTGGCCCAATGCGCGCGACGTCCAGGTCGTCAACAACACCACTACTGTCTTTGGACAGAAGATTACTGTTCCGAAGTTCAAGATCTTCATGGTTGCTGGGTTCGTCCTTGTAAACGTCCTCAACGTTGTCACTCTCAAGTTCGGCCTCGCTCCTACCAAGTTCTCTGGCGTAGGTGTCACACCTCCTCTGGACCCCTTCAAGGTTGCTGGAAGCGGCCTTGACCACATCTATGAGCAGGCCAAGGCTACGGCTACATCAACCATTGTCACCATCCTCATGCCGATCAAGTATGAGCTCGAATTCCCCTCAATCCACTACGCCGAGCCCTCCCTTGCCAATTCTGAGTATGCGTTCGGCAACAACATCAGCACTCACATCGTCGATGGCGTACTGAAGAGTCTGGAAGACCCATTCCTCAGCAAGTGGATCGTCCTCGCTCTCGTCATGAGTGTCGTCCTGAACGGTTACCTCTTCAATGCCGCTCGCTGGACCATCAAGGAGCCCCACAAGCCACTCGAGCCCCCGTCTCCGTCTGAAGTCCAGGATGGTGCACCCACTGTACCGTCAACTCCCCGTCTGTCTTCCTTGGCCATGCCCACTCCACCACGCACACCTGGTCCTGATGAGCAAAACCGCCATTTGCAACCATTGACACAACTCGCACCAGTTCCGCACCGTCTCCAGGAAATCCCAGCCCCTCCCACAGAAGAGGAACAACGACAACCGAACCGCCCCTATGAAATTCTTGAACAGATGGTCAAGGACAAGCAAGCACCTAGGATGACCGACGAAGAGCTCATCGAGATGTCACTCAGGGGAAAGATCCCTGGCTACGCTCTGGAGAAGACCCTAGGTGACAAGACCCGCGCTGTTAAGATCCGACGTGGTCTTGTTTCACGAACACACGCTACAAGGGAAACATCAACACTGCTCGAGCGATCACTGCTGCCATACAAAGACTACAACTACGATCTTGTCCACGGCGCTTGCTGTGAAAATGTCGTTGGATACCTTCCCCTTCCTGTCGGTGTTGCCGGACCCATTCTGGTCGACGGCCAAAACTACTTCCTTCCCATGGCTACGACTGAGGGTGTACTTGTCGCTTCTACTTCGCGTGGTGCAAAGGCTATCAATGCtggcggcggtgctgttaCCGTTATCACTGGGGATGGCATGACCCGTGGCCCTTGCATCGGATTTGACAGCCTTGTACGCGCGGGTGCAGCCAAGAACTGGCTCGATTCTGAAGAGGGCCAAAGGACCATGAAAGACGCTTTCAACTCGACATCTCGCTTCGCCAGGCTCCAGTCAATGAAGTCTGCCATCGCCGGTACCAACATCTACGTCCGCTTCCGGGCTACGACTGGCGATGCCATGGGCATGAACATGATTTCCAAGGGTGTCGAACATGCACTCAACGTCATGGCAAACGACTGCGGTTTCGACGACATGCGTGTTGTCACTGTCTCTGGAAACTACTGCACAGACAAGAAATCGGCCGCCATTAACTGGATCGACGGTCGTGGCAAGGGCGTTGTCGCCGAAGCCGTTATCCCCGGTCACGTAGTCAAATCGGTACTCAAGTGCGAAGTCGAAGACCTCGTCCAGATGAACATTTCGAAGAACTTTATCGGATCCGCAATGGCAGGTGCAATGGGTGGTTTCAACGCCCACGCAGCAAACATTGTCGCAGCCATGTTCTTAGCTACCGGCCAAGACCCAGCTCAAGTCGTCGAAAGCGCAAACTGCATCACCATCATGCACAAGTAAGTCTTTCTCTTACACACATATAAGGAGTAAACATCACTAACATCCCACCCCTAGCGTAAACGGAAACCTCCAAATCTCAGTCTCCATGCCCTCAATAGAAGTCGGCACCATCGGCGGCGGAACTATTCTAGAACCCCAATCCGCTATGCTCGACCTCCTCGGTGTACGTGGCGCTCATCCTACTTCCCCAGGCGACAATGCGAGACAACTCGCTCGCGTCATCGCCGCTGGTGTCCTCGCTGGTGAACTCTCCCTCAACAGCGCGCTGTGTGCGGGTCATCTTGTAAAGGCGCATATGGCGCATAATAGGAGTAATGTGCCCTCAAGGGCGCCTACGCCTGCGCCTGCGACACCTAGGGATGGGTCCATGACGCCGGTTACGCCCGGGCCGGGGAGTGGTGGGTTGTCTGCGTTGAGCGTCGGACCGGTGCCGAGGAGGTAGTGTGGTGTTTTCTTCGCTGTTTTATACACGCACGTTACCTTTTCGTCGTCTCTTCTTCGAGGGACGGACGATTAATTAATACATGACCGCTTTGATCTTTTTGCTCACATGTACGTTTGTTCGTATGGATGCTGCATATATCATTGGAATGAACGAGAGTGGCTAGACCGGTTTGATCGCTTACACAGCATCGTTTTAATTAATGCAAACTCTTTATATCTTCAGATACATATCAAATCACATCACATACAATCAAGTCTTAAGGGTGCAGCTTTTCAACATTATCTATCATTCATGCTATCTGTGCGACAAGATGCCGTATCATGGCATATATCGCATCCGTTACTTCCTTCCCACCGTGAGTCCAAAACAAGTCGTGCATGAGTCCCTCCTCTTGAGAAACGACATACTCATGCTCATATATGTCGTGTCCGAAGTACCGCATTTCAAGAAGAGGACAGAAGTGACCATAAACTATGCCATGAGAGGAGATCGGCATCTCGCATACATGATATAACCAAAATTCGTAACCGGACAAGGGGGAGGAAATGAGTGATCAAGGAGATAGAAATCACAAAAACGCCATCATGACACATCGTCTCACCATGCCGCTACTGCGCGACCCTGACCCTCACCAATCTTTTGCGAGCGACGATGATTGTCATGTTCCACCGACGGAGATGTTGTTTCTTAGCCCGCTTGGCTCCGGGCCCTTCTTGTTTCGGCGGCCGAGTAGTGTTGAGCTGTCCATGTTGAGCTCAAACGCTCCCTTGTTCTTGACTTGGCGCTTAGCTGCGGCCGCAACGGCTGGAGAGTGTTGACCGTATCCACGTTGTTGCGGTGCTGTTTGTTGCTGACGTGCTTGTGCGGCGGCGGATAGTGTTGTGTTGCGCAGCTTCTGCTCCATGCCGGATACATCAGCACCTTGTGATTTTGGAAGCTTGGCCGGTGGATGTTGTGATGATGGATCGTATGGTGCGGACTCAGCGGCGAACTCATCGTCGTCCTCGTTCTCGTCGAGGGCGTTGAGAGAGTTCATTGCGTTGGCGCCGCGGTACCCTTGCTTGAACTGCTTCTTTCTCTtgccctcttcttcttgtcgGTGCACAGCATAACTAACATCGAATACCTCTCGGAGGTTGACGGCACCAGGCGAGCGGAAGTCCATGCGGCGAGCGCCTGGAGACTCGAGATGTGAGAAGTCTGGCTGAAGTCGCTCCTTCTTGGCAGCAGCGGGTGTTGCCAGGGGTGGTGCGTCGTAAGCTGAGTATGTCGGCTCGTCGGCTTCCCGTATCCATGGGTGGTTGAGGAATTGATTAATGTCATATCGCTTCTCAGGATCTACAGTGAGAAGGTGAGAAACCAAGTCCTGGGCAGACTTGGAAATTTCATCCCACCATGGCGAGAGGAAAGTGTACTGGCCACGGGCGACCTTCTCTGTGAGAGTCTGGATAGACTCGTCGTAGAATGGAGGGAAACCACAAAGCAGTGTGTAAAGCACACAGCCTAGTGCCCACATGTCGACACTCTTGGAGTAACGCTCGTCCTTGACGATTTCAGGGGCAGTGTAACCGACGGTACCGCACGGTGTCATAGTTTGGGTGTCCCAGATGACCTTACTAAGACCGAAATCGGCAATCTTGATAAGACCAATTCCACCAGCACCCTTACCCTTGACAAACTCGCCTTCATCGGCCTTGTCTTCGTCGTCAGGACCCCTGGGCTTTGGGTTGCGCGTAGGGACAAATGGAGTGGGGTAGAACAGAAGGTTCTCGGGTTTGATATCTCTGAGATGACGTCAGCAAGTCTCTTGGCAGAGTGGTCTGTGCACACGAACCGATGTACAACACCTGCCTCTTCGTGCAGGTACTGCAGAGCTTTGGCGACTTGGATGATGGTGTGGCGGGAAAGGTCCTCGGAGAAGTACGTCAGACGGACGATCTGGTGGAACAGTTCGCCTCCGGGGCACAGCTCGAGTACAATGTAGTAGTACTGTCGTGATTCGGAAAAGTCGATGAGCTTGACGATGTTGGGGTGGTCTAGTTGGCGCATGATTTGTACTTCCTTGAGGATGTTCGCTCTCTAGAGGGCAGTTAGTGTCTGCCCTTATAAGCCCAGTCGTTATGGGGAGAGGATGCTACTCTGGTCGAGCATCGGGGGGTTCTAGTATCGCACCTCGGCTGCTTTTGGCGTCTTGAAGTCCGGATGCACATGCTTGTCCTATACCGGCCTCACGTTGGTAACGTCCAAAAACACCCAACTGCTCATGCGTGATGGTTCAGGGAGGGGGTGATGAGACAAGGAAATGTGCAAGATGGGCAGGGATTGGGGTAGTACTAACCTGCTGTGAATTCATCTCAAACTTACGCACGACCTTGATGGCGACTTCGTCCCATTGGCCGGTAGTGTCTCGTGCACGGTATACGTTGCTGAAGGCGCCGTCGCCCATCTTTTCCAGTAGTGTCCACCTCTCGAGGCCAGGATACCTGGGCAGCTTACCCTTGGCCTCGCGCTCTTCGGCGACGATACGCTCAAGGACAGAAGGGTCTACACCGGCATTCTTGGCTGCGTTCTGCTTCTTTTGCTGGTTACCTGCGGCGTGGGCTGCAGCGTCGCCGGCTTGAGCGGCAATGTTGCGGTTGTCGCCAGCGCCAGCGCCGACGGAAAAGTCGCCGTGGGGAGCAGCCTGGTGTTGAAGGGGCTTGTGGTCCATTGCGGGTTCTGAGATGCCATGATGTACTGGATCCGGATGCTGGTTGTACCGTTGATGTTGGGACTGGGCGTGCACATTGGAGACATTGGTCGTCGGCTCAGCATTCTGGCGGGCCTGCTTGCCATGGCGCAGGAAGTTCTTAAAATTCTGTATCGCGGCCATGTTTAGTGTGTTGTGCGGCAAAAGGGATTACCAAGCCGCTGTTGATGGCGGGGTCGAGGAGCAAGAGGGTTGGCAGAGCAGGAAAAACAAGCGCGTGCAACCGGGTATAGtggaagaagagaaggaggCTGCGGTAGTGCAACGTGATGACTTGTGGTGAGGGGAAAGTCAAAGGGAAAGCCACTGGTTGAAAAGAAGGTCATGCATGAACGAAGGAAGGAGTGAGGTGAGGCCGGAACAAGAGAGGAGCGAGGTGCGTCATAAGACGTCAGTGCGCCAATGACGATGCAGGCTACATCATCGCCAAACAAGCTCGACCGCACGCACTGAACTCAATCTAAGAGCGACATGGAAGAGAGCGGTGACATGGCATTTGAAGCCTGAAGGAATTGGGCGTGTGTATTACAAGAAATCATATATCGTACCTCAATCACTGGAAGGCCCATCTTCTTTCGTCCGCCTCGCGAAGAGCGCATGTGGTAGCAGCACTGGCACGGAGATCTCGATGGTCGTTGCCTTGTTTCGCTTGATTCTGGCTTAGGAGGGCGCCGCTCTCGTGATAGGTTCGCGAGCTTGTTCTATGGTCTCTGGTGTGGAGGTATGACGCTCGTATCGCTTTCTTGGGCGTCCCGTCGGGCAGGTAGATCTCGCAGCTTCCGCTAGCTCGGGGCAAGGGTTCGCTTCAGGTTAAGAAAGCAAAGGACGCAGGCTTGCAGGCGGGAAAATTACAGCAACGGGTGCTCTGCTACTCTGCTACTCTGCTGGGGTCGGGTTGGGGCTCGGCGGCAATAGCTGGGCGGTGATGATCAGGCTTTGCGGTTTGACGCGGCAGACGGACAAGGCAGTAGGACGGACAGGTGCAGCGGGAAGAGGTggagagaagagaagaagacgcAAAAGGTCGATATATCACAGAGAAGGGTCTTGTGCGTAAGACTTGTTATTTGTCTCTTTACTTGGGCGGCGTAAGACGCTACCCTCTGCGCGAACACCCTTCAGCAATAGTGGCTCGCCGCGGAATCGCCGGCAGCCTCTCCCAGCACCAGGTCGTGTCGCGATGTCGAGCGGGCTCCAGCTAGAGGCTGAGGAGCTTGCTAGGCACGCCGCCACCAAACCAACTACCACCACAGTCATGACAACAAAAGCACATCGGACCAGGGCATTCGGCATGTCATGATGCTTTTGTTGCGCGATGCATACGCTGTCCACGCCTCGGGCGGCGAGCTTCTTCCAAGCTCACAACTCAACCGGGCCTGTCTTGTTCAATTTCTCGCAACCCAACCTGCAACCGTGTTGCTACTAGCTGCTAGCTGCAGGGTCCAACTAGCAGCGGATCCGTTACGTCACTGCATAGTGGGAACGCGCTTTGAAGACGTCAAATCACTGCCACGCCCATGGCCCGGCTGAAACACTTTTGGACGCTTGCGGCGTCCAGCCAGATTACACAATGCAGATCCATCATCACCAAACCCGCCCACGAGACTGGCATACGTATCTTCTGTCGCGTCCCAAATCCACGCCCCGCTTACTTACCAAGCATCCCAGCCTGCACACTGCAGCCTTTTCTTCATCTGATAATCACGAGCCCAGCGTGCCGGCACCGAGAGTGGACATTCCCGCCCTTGGCAATAGTAGCTCCGCATAAGCTATTGGTATATTTGCATTTCAAACTACACGTGATGGTTTGTTTGTAACACTACAGCGCCTCGCACCTCTCGCACCCACAATCAAAGCCCCACGTCTTTTGAAGTCTCAACATTCTCTTCCCGCGACTCAGCTTCCTCTCCTCCCCGCTGAGGTACGTGATGCATAGCTCTTGTCCAAGCTTAATGTCCTGGCCAGCCCTGAAATACCATGCTCTCCCTTCCCTGTTCTTTTCGATGTTTGGCCCGCATGAGTGGTTGAAGTAGCTTGCAGCTGGCCAGCATCCGTAACCAAAGAATTCTGATCCTTCGTCATCAAGGGAGCGGATGCCGAATGAGTTATGGGAGTCGCGTGATGACAGCATTATCAACGTCTCTGCCGTAACGAGGGGTAGGAGGGGCTGGGGGAGGATGGCGAGAAGGTGCAGATAGGTTCTTGTGAACGCAGCGAGATCGTCGGGGCTGTGATAGGGTGTCTTATCCGGTGCGAGCGCTTGCACGCGTTCCCACTGCTCAGGGTGAAGGTATCGCCAAACAATACCGCTGACACAGAAACTCATCACGTCGGGCGTGATGCGCTCCTGTAGTGCTTTCTGCAATGCGCGTTTATGCTGTTTCGTTATTGGTACCGCAGCTTCATTGTCTGTCTTGCTGGCCTCGTCTCCTTCTCTTGCCATCCTTATCAGCGCTGCTTGTGCAGCAACGCTGTCCCATGCATCCTTGATCTCTTTGACCTTTGGTCGCGGCAAATCAATATCCACCATGTCGCTATCCTCCTTGCTCCTCTTTCTGACGAGATTCTCAACGGCAGCCCATGCCTGAACACCGACCTCTCCATTCTCTTCCCGCCACTTGTCCTGGCATGCTGATGAGCAAAAGGCGAATCCCACCGTCTTGTCCCGCACATCCAGATCTCGTCCGTAATCGTACGAAAAACACTGTCCACACACCTCCCGCCGATACTCGCGTAGAAGGACGGATAGTGTGAGGTCTTCCGAGCGCCACACGAGCGTGCCCTCTGCGATATCTTGAGTGGCGAATACAGCGCGGCCGGCTGTCGGTGTATGTCGAACCTCGAATAAGTCGGCTATCGGTGCGCCCGCTGGCAGATCTTTCGGTGTATGAGATGGATGGATGGACGAGGCTGATGAGGGTCGCGAGATGCTGAAGATGGAGTCACTGGCTAAAGGCACAGACGAGTCGCTTTCGGTGGCGTCCATTGTAGCAGTGTCGATGCGATTAGCAGAACAGAGTAAGTGGACAGGCGTGTGTGTATATGTCTAGCTTCTCTAACAAAACAAAAACACGCAAGCGTATTCCGCCGCGTAGAATTATACAAGCGTGCAAACACTTGCCCTCGTTATCTAAAGATAGGCCGAAGGGGTGTAATGTAGCAAGCGGTCGCGTGGGCTGCAGGTCAAATTCGTATGTCACGTATACTCATACTGGAATTGAATGATCGGAGGAAAGCCATTTTGGGTCTGTATTGTGCGTGGGTGTGGATACGTTGTTGTGACGGGTGGGTGACAAAAGAAAAGGGAATTTGGAAAGGGCGTCTTCTTTCTGTGCATGGCTGGCCAGAACCTCTGATCGGCGGCGCAGGGTCCACACGGCCGATAAGCGAGGGCCCTGATCTCCATATCATAACAGCAACCCATCGCAGTCAAGATCAAGTCAGCATTCGCCAAGTTTAACATGTCGGGTTTCGTTTCATTGTGGATAATAACCCCGAATAAGCTTGTCGATGCATATATGTAGTCTCATGCATCATTCATGTACGGCATGGCCGACTCGCCTCTGTCCCAAATTGTACCTACTGTAACTAGCCACTACTAAGATAGACCTCTTTTGGGAACGTGTTTCAATCACGAGTGGCCCTCGCATCCTGTAATGCTTGATCCTGTTGACAACGTTGTTGATGTGGTCGACAAGGAAACACTCCATAATTCTGATGACGATCACATCAAGTATACCAAAAACAAAACACGATCTTGTCCCTCCAGTTCTAGCACGGTCTTCTTGTAAATCTATCGTCTTGAGCAGTATGTTTTCAAAAGTTTCGTTAAGCAATTTCTCGGGTAGCTCAGCGGGTCGTTTAGTTGGCGGTTTGGTCGGTGGCTTCTGGGACAGGGTGAATGACTGCGGTACTGCACTCTGGCTTGGCCATTGTGACTATTGAGCGAACATGAATGTGAAATAGTAAGATATTTAACGACATATGACAGATTTGTACCGATGAGAGTCGTCTCCAAGGTGATCACTGTCAATTTCCGCGAGCAGGCCTCTTCTCTCGCTGTGAATCGCTTGGGAGCGGAAGCCGCCTACTTTTAGCCCCTTCCACCATAGTGGAGAGTGGTGGTGG
The sequence above is a segment of the Pyrenophora tritici-repentis strain M4 chromosome 3, whole genome shotgun sequence genome. Coding sequences within it:
- a CDS encoding HMG1, Hydroxymethylglutaryl-CoA reductase yields the protein MQEISAPADVTQAQGSEQEGTREEKKWMMRASKNGNARTGVRNWVVESWTSFVDLLKNADTGDIVIMALGYIAMHLTFVSLFLAMRRLGSNFWLATAVLLQSAFAFLFGLAITTYLGVPINVILLSEGLPFLVVIIGFEKPIVLTKAVLSASLDGRRATEEKRGERVTIQSAVQTAIKRTGFEIVRDYFFEILILVAGAMSGIQGGLRQFCFLGAWILFFDALMLLTFYTAILTIKLEINRIKRHVALRRALEDDGVDGKVAENVARNNDWPNARDVQVVNNTTTVFGQKITVPKFKIFMVAGFVLVNVLNVVTLKFGLAPTKFSGVGVTPPLDPFKVAGSGLDHIYEQAKATATSTIVTILMPIKYELEFPSIHYAEPSLANSEYAFGNNISTHIVDGVLKSLEDPFLSKWIVLALVMSVVLNGYLFNAARWTIKEPHKPLEPPSPSEVQDGAPTVPSTPRLSSLAMPTPPRTPGPDEQNRHLQPLTQLAPVPHRLQEIPAPPTEEEQRQPNRPYEILEQMVKDKQAPRMTDEELIEMSLRGKIPGYALEKTLGDKTRAVKIRRGLVSRTHATRETSTLLERSLLPYKDYNYDLVHGACCENVVGYLPLPVGVAGPILVDGQNYFLPMATTEGVLVASTSRGAKAINAGGGAVTVITGDGMTRGPCIGFDSLVRAGAAKNWLDSEEGQRTMKDAFNSTSRFARLQSMKSAIAGTNIYVRFRATTGDAMGMNMISKGVEHALNVMANDCGFDDMRVVTVSGNYCTDKKSAAINWIDGRGKGVVAEAVIPGHVVKSVLKCEVEDLVQMNISKNFIGSAMAGAMGGFNAHAANIVAAMFLATGQDPAQVVESANCITIMHNVNGNLQISVSMPSIEVGTIGGGTILEPQSAMLDLLGVRGAHPTSPGDNARQLARVIAAGVLAGELSLNSALCAGHLVKAHMAHNRSNVPSRAPTPAPATPRDGSMTPVTPGPGSGGLSALSVGPVPRR
- a CDS encoding HPIH domain containing protein, translated to MLGYLTSRWQSTGDQKKTSPTWFDRRCSPILLSIAKKACTHPIHTIVTIAFVASYSYLGVLDKGLLESGIEEAAASRVDFQTLLTGSKRLRVGEETSWHWEAVEARPTISKEKVN
- a CDS encoding SPS1, Serine-threonine protein kinase; the protein is MGLPVIENFKNFLRHGKQARQNAEPTTNVSNVHAQSQHQRYNQHPDPVHHGISEPAMDHKPLQHQAAPHGDFSVGAGAGDNRNIAAQAGDAAAHAAGNQQKKQNAAKNAGVDPSVLERIVAEEREAKGKLPRYPGLERWTLLEKMGDGAFSNVYRARDTTGQWDEVAIKVVRKFEMNSQQRANILKEVQIMRQLDHPNIVKLIDFSESRQYYYIVLELCPGGELFHQIVRLTYFSEDLSRHTIIQVAKALQYLHEEAGVVHRDIKPENLLFYPTPFVPTRNPKPRGPDDEDKADEGEFVKGKGAGGIGLIKIADFGLSKVIWDTQTMTPCGTVGYTAPEIVKDERYSKSVDMWALGCVLYTLLCGFPPFYDESIQTLTEKVARGQYTFLSPWWDEISKSAQDLVSHLLTVDPEKRYDINQFLNHPWIREADEPTYSAYDAPPLATPAAAKKERLQPDFSHLESPGARRMDFRSPGAVNLREVFDVSYAVHRQEEEGKRKKQFKQGYRGANAMNSLNALDENEDDDEFAAESAPYDPSSQHPPAKLPKSQGADVSGMEQKLRNTTLSAAAQARQQQTAPQQRGYGQHSPAVAAAAKRQVKNKGAFELNMDSSTLLGRRNKKGPEPSGLRNNISVGGT
- a CDS encoding SET domain containing protein produces the protein MDATESDSSVPLASDSIFSISRPSSASSIHPSHTPKDLPAGAPIADLFEVRHTPTAGRAVFATQDIAEGTLVWRSEDLTLSVLLREYRREVCGQCFSYDYGRDLDVRDKTVGFAFCSSACQDKWREENGEVGVQAWAAVENLVRKRSKEDSDMVDIDLPRPKVKEIKDAWDSVAAQAALIRMAREGDEASKTDNEAAVPITKQHKRALQKALQERITPDVMSFCVSGIVWRYLHPEQWERVQALAPDKTPYHSPDDLAAFTRTYLHLLAILPQPLLPLVTAETLIMLSSRDSHNSFGIRSLDDEGSEFFGYGCWPAASYFNHSCGPNIEKNREGRAWYFRAGQDIKLGQELCITYLSGEERKLSRGKRMLRLQKTWGFDCGCERCEAL